The following are encoded together in the Verrucomicrobiota bacterium genome:
- a CDS encoding arylsulfatase — MLVTLTGALFANVGLSAATTKPNVLILVSDDQGWMDVGYHGGEPSTPNIDQLVKDGTELNRFYAYPICSPTRTSLLTGHISMRHGIFSPMPGNMTLTHDEQLMNEAFKDAGYMTMTAGKWHLGMLSQRDLPINRGFDHTYGSLRAGPDYWTHGRGDHLDWGRDGKTVHEGGYATDLFGNEISRLIRERDTSKPFFSYVAFTAPHTPLQAPQSFVDKYAHIEDMDRRVYCAMVEVLDVAIGNILKTIDNEGIRDNTIVLFFSDNGGSAGADNGEFRGRKGVVYEGGTRMPAAIRWPGKIPSNVKSEQQMVVYDVFPTLVDALGIRTKLNTPFDGESVWDALQTGKARPRKTDMIIGNASSYSVHSGDYKLVHSNLSANQGTDSELIELFKIYEDPNETTNVADKYPAVVKKIISNSAFAADWVRKAPPQTNRRNRGGLRRYDTDGDDIIYLRDIEDTDLDAFNSADTNQDKVVDAAEFAVVRAADGGRGGRGGPGGGGRGGPGGGRPGGGRPGGAGGPGATAEVDPNAPIVHIHESVPSI; from the coding sequence ATGCTTGTCACCCTCACGGGCGCATTGTTTGCAAACGTGGGTTTGTCAGCCGCCACAACAAAACCCAATGTATTGATTTTAGTTTCTGACGATCAGGGTTGGATGGATGTTGGTTACCACGGAGGTGAACCCTCAACACCCAATATCGATCAGTTGGTAAAAGACGGAACGGAGCTGAACCGATTTTATGCTTACCCGATATGCTCGCCCACCAGAACTTCCCTGTTAACAGGACACATTTCCATGCGTCACGGAATATTTTCCCCCATGCCGGGAAATATGACTCTGACACACGACGAGCAGCTAATGAATGAAGCTTTCAAGGATGCCGGTTATATGACTATGACGGCTGGCAAATGGCATTTGGGAATGTTGAGTCAACGTGACCTGCCCATCAACCGCGGGTTCGATCATACTTACGGTTCCTTGCGCGCCGGGCCCGACTACTGGACGCATGGTAGAGGCGATCATTTAGATTGGGGGCGTGATGGAAAAACCGTTCATGAAGGCGGTTACGCGACCGATTTATTTGGAAATGAAATCAGTCGACTGATTCGGGAACGCGATACATCAAAACCATTCTTTTCCTATGTCGCTTTCACCGCGCCGCATACACCCTTGCAGGCACCTCAGTCCTTTGTAGATAAATACGCCCATATCGAAGACATGGACCGACGGGTCTATTGCGCCATGGTGGAAGTGTTGGATGTGGCTATCGGAAATATTCTTAAGACCATCGACAACGAAGGTATCCGGGATAATACGATTGTGCTCTTTTTCTCTGATAATGGTGGCTCTGCCGGTGCGGATAACGGTGAATTCCGCGGACGCAAAGGAGTGGTGTACGAAGGTGGAACCCGGATGCCTGCGGCTATTCGTTGGCCTGGGAAAATTCCTTCCAATGTAAAGAGCGAACAACAAATGGTTGTTTACGATGTTTTCCCAACCCTCGTGGATGCTTTAGGCATTCGAACAAAACTAAACACGCCCTTTGATGGTGAAAGTGTCTGGGATGCGCTGCAAACCGGTAAAGCCCGTCCTCGGAAAACGGATATGATTATCGGTAATGCCAGCTCCTATTCTGTGCACTCGGGCGATTATAAGTTGGTTCATTCAAATTTAAGTGCCAACCAAGGAACCGACTCGGAACTGATTGAGCTTTTCAAGATATACGAGGATCCCAATGAGACTACGAATGTGGCGGATAAATACCCTGCTGTAGTTAAAAAAATAATTAGTAACAGTGCATTTGCTGCCGATTGGGTGAGGAAGGCTCCACCTCAGACAAATCGTCGCAATCGGGGCGGTCTGCGTCGTTATGATACGGATGGCGATGACATTATTTATTTGAGGGATATAGAGGATACTGATCTTGATGCCTTCAACAGTGCTGATACGAATCAGGACAAGGTAGTCGATGCAGCTGAATTTGCAGTTGTTAGAGCTGCAGACGGTGGTCGCGGTGGTCGCGGTGGTCCTGGCGGCGGTGGTCGCGGAGGTCCAGGTGGTGGTCGTCCTGGTGGCGGTCGCCCTGGTGGTGCTGGTGGTCCTGGAGCTACAGCGGAAGTCGACCCGAACGCTCCCATTGTCCACATTCATGAATCGGTTCCAAGTATCTAG
- a CDS encoding sulfatase, with translation MKHTSLLTFALTFLSIGSFHLISAKSPNIVLILTDDQGWSQMSDYMDPDLRSSRSTYLETPNMNRLMNEGRRFTSGYSPAPLCTPTRRSILCGTSAPRSGTEFASPSWIPSEHLTIPKALKLANPDYKTAHFGKWGEQMISTPEESGYDLSDGMTGNITGGMPKSLGIESGSHTEGPPHFIDNEDPKRTKTITQRAIGFIKDQVESQKPFYVQVSYYAQHLSVVTSDRMLKKYQDKGPTDRAYPHAWAAMMEELDTGIGQLLDTLADLKITDNTYVFFTTDNGGRGTVPGGDNTKTAPNAPLTGAKHHLYEGGIRVPFMVSGPGIKPGSLNRTPVAGYDFLPTFHALAGGNQKQLSNEIDGVSLVPLFADSTVDSFKRPQEALFFHRPRNGYSAIRQGSYKLMLFWNKDGSIKNLELSKVDKNPTEEGRNIATSQPAMAEALQNKLLGFLYLVNAERVVK, from the coding sequence ATGAAACATACTAGTCTACTAACCTTCGCCTTAACTTTCCTCTCTATCGGTTCCTTTCATCTAATATCGGCCAAGAGTCCAAATATAGTGCTCATTCTAACAGACGACCAGGGCTGGAGCCAAATGTCTGATTACATGGATCCGGATTTGAGGTCATCCCGATCCACTTATCTTGAGACACCCAATATGAATCGTTTGATGAATGAGGGTCGGCGGTTTACCAGTGGTTATTCCCCTGCCCCACTCTGCACGCCAACCCGTCGGAGTATTCTGTGTGGCACCTCAGCCCCCAGAAGTGGAACGGAATTTGCAAGCCCCTCCTGGATCCCTTCGGAACATCTCACGATCCCCAAGGCACTTAAGTTAGCAAATCCGGATTATAAAACCGCCCATTTTGGTAAATGGGGTGAGCAAATGATTTCAACACCGGAAGAAAGCGGCTATGACCTCAGTGATGGAATGACCGGAAATATAACGGGAGGAATGCCAAAATCTTTAGGCATTGAATCAGGGAGTCACACCGAAGGACCTCCCCACTTCATCGACAACGAAGACCCAAAAAGAACCAAAACCATTACGCAACGTGCCATTGGGTTCATTAAAGATCAGGTCGAAAGCCAAAAACCTTTTTACGTCCAGGTCAGTTATTACGCGCAGCATCTCTCGGTGGTAACTTCCGATAGGATGCTAAAAAAATACCAGGACAAAGGTCCGACCGACCGGGCTTATCCCCACGCGTGGGCCGCCATGATGGAAGAACTGGATACAGGAATTGGTCAATTACTCGATACTTTGGCAGATTTAAAAATCACCGACAATACCTACGTGTTCTTTACAACGGATAATGGTGGTCGCGGAACGGTACCTGGTGGAGACAACACCAAGACAGCTCCGAACGCTCCGCTAACCGGTGCCAAGCATCATCTTTATGAGGGCGGCATCCGTGTTCCCTTTATGGTGTCCGGACCGGGAATAAAACCAGGATCCCTAAACAGAACGCCGGTGGCGGGCTATGACTTCCTTCCTACCTTCCATGCACTGGCCGGAGGAAACCAAAAACAACTGAGCAATGAAATTGATGGAGTCAGTTTGGTTCCTTTGTTTGCAGATTCAACGGTCGATTCATTCAAAAGACCCCAAGAAGCATTGTTCTTCCATCGCCCGCGAAACGGATATTCAGCCATTCGCCAAGGCTCCTACAAGCTCATGCTCTTTTGGAACAAGGATGGCTCTATAAAAAACCTCGAGCTGTCGAAAGTGGATAAAAACCCGACCGAAGAAGGAAGAAACATCGCCACTTCGCAACCAGCCATGGCGGAAGCACTGCAAAATAAGTTACTGGGATTCCTCTACCTGGTGAACGCTGAACGCGTAGTAAAGTAA
- a CDS encoding sulfatase, translated as MTRFSRSLGALLLLSFLAPISYAAEKLLRPAQDRPNFIIIFCDDMGYADIGPFGAKGYETPNLNRMAAEGMIFTDFHVGYAVCSPSRSAILTGCYPKRISVNGNFGPTSKTGLHPDEMTIADVLKQEGYATACFGKWHLGHEKEFLPTSQGFDEFYGLPYSHDMWNLHPENGTRYNFPVLPLYEGTRVIKTELTVEDQKSHTRKLTSRTVQFIEKNKNHPFFIYLPHPLPHVPLYTGPYFEGKTKRGTYGDVVEELDWSVGQILKSLDNNAIRENTLVVFTSDNGPWLRYGDHGGSAGPLREGKGTFFEGGYRVPGVMSWPGKIEQGAINDKFASTIDLLPTFAKLAGASLPKNRPIDGEDIGPLLMGNEPENYSRGFLYWSGRRLSAVRGGKWKLVFPGNYTVWSGGGGGLPGHGESSESIELSLFNLDTDVGETTNVIDQYPNIVARLQRFAAEARLDLGDAETPGTGIRPLGGQK; from the coding sequence ATGACTCGATTCTCACGTTCCCTAGGCGCTCTATTACTATTGTCTTTTCTGGCACCAATTTCCTATGCGGCTGAAAAGCTCCTTCGACCGGCTCAGGACAGGCCGAATTTTATCATCATTTTCTGTGACGATATGGGCTACGCGGATATTGGACCCTTCGGCGCGAAAGGTTACGAAACGCCCAACCTCAATCGCATGGCAGCGGAGGGAATGATTTTCACGGACTTCCATGTAGGTTACGCAGTTTGCAGTCCTTCGCGTTCGGCTATCCTGACGGGATGCTATCCCAAACGCATTAGCGTGAATGGTAACTTCGGGCCAACTTCCAAGACAGGTCTCCATCCCGACGAGATGACCATCGCGGATGTGCTGAAACAAGAGGGTTACGCCACAGCCTGTTTCGGGAAATGGCATTTGGGTCATGAAAAAGAGTTCTTACCGACCAGCCAGGGGTTTGATGAATTCTACGGGCTTCCCTACTCGCACGACATGTGGAATCTTCATCCGGAAAACGGTACCCGCTACAATTTCCCCGTGTTGCCTTTGTATGAGGGAACCAGGGTTATTAAAACCGAGTTGACCGTAGAGGACCAGAAATCCCACACGAGAAAACTGACCAGCCGAACGGTACAATTTATTGAGAAGAATAAGAATCATCCCTTTTTTATCTACTTGCCTCACCCACTACCTCACGTGCCGCTTTATACGGGTCCCTACTTTGAAGGAAAAACAAAACGAGGCACTTATGGCGATGTCGTCGAAGAGCTCGATTGGAGCGTAGGCCAAATACTCAAATCACTAGATAACAACGCCATTCGAGAAAACACCTTGGTGGTGTTCACCTCGGACAATGGACCCTGGTTACGTTATGGTGACCACGGTGGAAGTGCTGGCCCGCTGAGAGAAGGGAAAGGCACCTTTTTCGAAGGCGGCTATCGAGTTCCGGGAGTCATGAGTTGGCCAGGCAAGATCGAGCAAGGTGCCATTAATGATAAATTCGCTTCAACCATCGACCTCCTGCCCACCTTTGCCAAACTGGCTGGTGCAAGCTTGCCGAAAAACCGGCCCATTGATGGTGAAGATATTGGGCCACTACTCATGGGCAATGAACCCGAAAACTACAGCCGCGGTTTTTTATATTGGTCAGGACGTCGCCTCAGTGCAGTTCGCGGCGGAAAATGGAAACTCGTATTCCCCGGCAACTATACTGTTTGGAGTGGAGGCGGAGGCGGTTTACCCGGTCATGGCGAAAGCAGTGAGTCGATTGAACTGAGTCTTTTCAATCTTGATACCGATGTCGGTGAAACCACCAACGTGATCGACCAATATCCCAACATCGTAGCACGACTGCAAAGATTCGCCGCAGAAGCCCGTCTCGACCTCGGGGATGCGGAGACGCCCGGAACGGGCATAAGACCTTTGGGAGGACAGAAGTAA